The region AGATTGCATCATGGCGCTGAGCGCAGAACAGAAAGCACAGATCCTGAAGGACTTTGGCCAGAAAGATGGCGACACCGGTTCCCCGGAAGTCCAAGTAGCCCTGCTGACCGCCAACATCAATGGCCTGCAGGACCACTTCAAGTCCCACAAGAAGGATCACCATGGCCGTCGCGGTCTGATCCGCATGGTAAACCAGCGCCGTAAGCTGCTGGACTACCTGGCGAAGAAAGACCACGGTCGCTACACCCAGCTGATCGAGCGTCTGGGCCTGCGCCGCTAAGCGTGCCGCGTCGCCCATATCAGGCTGTCTGCAACAGAAGCTCGGTACCACCGGGCTTCTGTTGTTTTGGCGTATCTGGAC is a window of Alcanivorax sp. REN37 DNA encoding:
- the rpsO gene encoding 30S ribosomal protein S15, producing MALSAEQKAQILKDFGQKDGDTGSPEVQVALLTANINGLQDHFKSHKKDHHGRRGLIRMVNQRRKLLDYLAKKDHGRYTQLIERLGLRR